The DNA window CAGGAAGTAGCGAGGACTGAGGCCGGGCAGAAGGCCCCGTACACCGGATGAACGAACAGCGGAGAACCCGGTCCACTTCCTACCGTTTGATATCAGCTTAGCCGAGAGTTGTCGCACCAACTCCGGTATCTTGTCCCACTGGGTCTCCGAGCGGCATCGCTCTATCTCGGTCTCCAGTCGTGAACCAGACTTCCTCGCTGTCATTTTGGCGAGTGAGCAGCAGAGCCAACCGGACCAAAACACCAACAGAGGAgcaagctgcaggagaacagcgGCGTCCGGtcctctttcaaaataaaacactttaagTCGGAATGctcttattttaataaaaatatgatcaAACTTCAGGAGAGAAAATTTAGCTGGGGATTTTGTGCTTGTTTTGAGTATTTTTTCTGCTTGGCAAAGTAAAACAAGATTTTATTACCTTTACCATTAAggttttgaaaaatgtaaactttattATGACGTTATCAGacaggaagtgcagtttttttccCAATCGCAACAGGAAATAACCATCGAAAACAGTGAGGCGGAAGGAACAGGTGAAATGGCAGATTTGTCGCTGTATTTGACTAATGCCAACGTTTCATTGGGACAAACTATGGACACCGAAAAGGTAGGTCGATGCTAATAAAACATCTGTCATTTTCTCGTATGTGAAAGCGAAATTAAAGATTTGTTGTATTCATTGGACATTACTTCCCTAGCAAAGAAGCTAACGGGcagcacaaaacaaagcagtggaGTCACTTAACTCACTAACTAGAGTGCAGATGTGGTaacctgtgttttgtgtgccaTCAGAtttagaaaaacacattgaacTGTTATACGTTTGTCCCTGTAAACAGTAAGTTAGACCCCAGCGGAGGCTGGATTTTAGGGAAGATTCTGATTGCTGgttatatttatacatacacATTTACAGATGCGCTGAGGAATTTATATCCAGTCATCGTGGGCGTGAATATCATGGTAATTTTagaactgttctttttcaagtttctggtataattctggctggatatttgaccgcTCTTCCTGGAAGacttggtagagttcatttacaTCGGTTGGTTTCCTTCCACTGACTTGGCCTTTAAGCGTAGACCACAAATTTTCAACAGGGTTGAggtcggggctttgggaaggtTTTCCAGAAGTTTAATCTGCTTTATCCATTTCAAAgtcagttttgatgtgtgtttgggatcattgtcctattGGAACACCCAACCAGCCGTCTAGCTGTTTCAGccgtctagctgttgatttgaagtGAAGTTGAAggatttggaggtagtcctcatccttcattattccatccactttgttcaATGTACcagtaaaacagcaaaataGCCCCAGAGCATGAGACTTTCCCACTGatctgagtattggtcagtaACAACACAGTTAGGctgacaaagagaaactaccagttgtagtcaatcataaTCACTGAGAACTTTCTGAAATTTTTCTACGTCACTATCATTTTCATTGGTTGCCTGTTGTAAATAAAATGGATCTTAAACTTTTATTAATTACTTTTAAATCCTTACGAGGCCTCGCTCCTACCTTGTGAAATGGTCTGCTGCCTGCATTCCTTAAGTCAGACCTGAAATTGAGCATTTTCTGTCAGAAGAAAGGCTTTTATTCcagttaatgtgttttttttcctcctctaccATTTTTATTGACTTATTTACTTTATTAACAATATCATTATTAATGCTGTTTTGAATTATTACTAGAGTACAACAGGGGAGGCGGactttgacactgtggagaTGGAGGAACCTGTGGGAAGGCCAGGGAAGGTGAAGGTCCCACGCAGGACCATCCACTTTGCCAGTGGAGAGACCATGGAGGAGTACAGCACTgacgaagaggaagaagaggagcagacgacaaagaaaaatgttgttcCTGTAGATCCGGTAGGCTGTTTACACAGCAGGCCTCTTGTAAGGACTGTGTGGAGTGCAGAGTTTCTCTTTCCTTAattttatatacacacatctaATTTGCTAATTCATTTTGGAAAGGTGTCTTAAATCACAAGACTTCAGGTTCTCAAGGATTTTTTTGTGCTTGTAGTTGTAGTTTTTAAGTCCCTTAACTGAAGTGTTCAGTTAGCTGGTGAACACAGTGTAGCATTTAGCAAGGTGAGACATAAGATATTAAATGTAAAACTGAGTGTCAAGAGCAACTATAACATGTTTGCGGTTATTTGGAACTGCACTATTTCTTATTAATACTCTGttctgtgtttgtgagtgtaaaagaggaagaaagttCAGCAGGGAAAAGTTAGCTAAAGTGATTTGTTCCAGTCAGAGCATGAACACCTAAGCATTATTGTGATCTGTGAATCATGCATACCTACTCCATTACAGTCCAGTAATAAAAAGATGGAGTGATACACATAATAGGTCcagtttaaaatgcttttttagatttaataatttttttgtcatgtcTTATGTTCTCATGTGTGTTCTAGTCCAAACTGACCTGGGGTCCTTACTTCTGGTTCCAAATGTGGAGAATGACCACCTCCACTATCTCAGGTAAAGCTGTAGTGTAAAGTTACTCATTAATTGCCAGCTGGCacacattaaaataattctAATGCCAGAGAAGTTTAAAAAACCAGAAAATAGAAGGTTGGTCTGTCACACGCCACTAAATCAGAGCTGCTCCCATGCCTGGTGCAGTCACTTTCAGGGATGACAGTGGAAGCGAGTAGTCCACCTGCATTAAGGGTCGGATCTTTACAACCATGGAGGTACTGAAATGGGAGTTTAAAAAAGAGCTTTTAGAACTGGGAAGGTCAGGAAATGTTATACTCTGGAAAGCCCAGAATGTCAGCAACATTAGATGCCTTGCAAATGTATAGTTCACAACTTGTTTCATGAttatcacaaaaacaaaaaaaaacaaaaacaaaactggctCAAATGTTTAGAAGATGCCTCTAACctgtgtatttctttttttttttttcttgcagtgtGTGACTACATGGGAGAGAGACTGGCCTCTCTATTTGGCATCACTTCTCCTAAGTATCAATATGCTATAGATGAGTACTACCGCATAAAGAAAGAGGTACGACACAATGTTGCAGCTTAAAAGCTGTTTACTCCAACGGAGGAGCACAAACATTAACCATCTGACACACTGTTGTCTTtctgcaggaggaagaggaggaggaggagaatcgTTTGGCAGAGGAAGCAGAGCGCCGGTTTGGGGAGCAGAAGAGAGGCGAGCGGGACGATCCCACGGCTCCTCGTCTGGCTACCGTGGAGCAGCCAGAGACGTCTGCAGCCTCCTTTGTTAACATCAGCTTCGAGCTCGAGCCTGAACCTCCTCTCAGGAATCCAGACGCCAACAGAGTCCCgtctcctctcccctcctgaAGAATGATGCTGGCAGACAAAAACctccaacacacacatttctgtctgCTGATAAACCGTTAATCTACCCAGTTGTGTAATCTAATAGCTctgttttttcttaattttataaAAGAAGATCATAGAGTGCCGGGAAACATACAAAGGGCTGTGGAAGTGGCTGCACTAGCCTGACCTGTGAATGTACATCTGTGTGTGGCATGGACTGTTATGTGCAATTTGACTATTAAACAGGGCCTGGGCTCAGCTCACTTTAAAATGCCAACAGTTAAAACTGTGAAATAGATGCTAGAGACACCAATCAATCATTAATTACAAACAGATCTGGATGAAATAATAGTGAGTTGGTCCCGTCCCCTCTGCTAAACAGAAGAAAGTTGTTGCCATACTGATATGCAAATGAAGATGGAGAAATCTTTGCTCAAAAGTTTGCACTCTTCTCCAGTTCAGCACATCTTTGCTGCATGTCTGGAAtttgaaaatacagaaaaagccTTAAAAATCTTTATAAAAGACAAACCAATAGACCTGAATTAACTCATATTCTTATAGGACTGTGTATTAGTATATAGTATATAGTAGTTAATGTAcatattttttctgattttcaaGATAAAAGTATTTACAAAATGAAGAGTAGAGCTTTTCCACAGAAATTATATAGTTTGTTACACAGTCTCTTAGTGGTTTATAAGTTAATCATGACCTTACACCTGTGTGTGCTCATCTTTAATATCTGCTCTTTCCTCACAGGGTGTTTTGATTTATAAAAGGTCAGTGTAAGTCTGACATGGAGCTCTATTTGCACACCTATACTGATCCGGTGTGAGGTGGCATAATAAGATGGAAACGTGGGGTCACTTTCGGCTGAGCCGTAATGTTTGTTAGTTGCACCCTCATGACTTCTGACAGAGCAGCTCGTAAAAAGCACAGGTCAGAGGAGTGATGCAAATGATTTGGGGGATGAACTGACCCTTTCTGTCATTCCTGCCAATATATTACTCGTATCTGTCATCTAATCATTCTTGCCACGTTGGCCATAAACCTCATGCAAAGTTCACTACAGGCTTGAATGTGTATGCaggacaaactgcagcaaaccgGCAGAAAAATAACATCAAATCCAGACGTTCGAAGATCATTTCCATGTCAAAGCAAAGCTTTAAATCCCTACCAGCTGAATTTGAAAATGAGGCCCCTGCTGTGAACAGTCAAAAACATCCACAAAGTCCTGACTCATTTCTGGCCATCCAAAGATCCTTACGACttataaatgttttaatatatttaagtgCTCCATTGTTCATAATCTTTCACCTCCTGTGTAGAAGGTAACCCTCCTGAACTGTggtgtttaattatttattgaCATTTATTAATTTCTGATCAGCTTGTTTGAGCGCTATTAGATTGACTAATTTATTTCTGTGTCACTTGAAAATTAAATCTGCTGCTTCCTTTTTTGAGATGTCAGTAATTGGCTGCATTTTTCCTTCGATGCGACTACAGTGAGCGTCTGGTTGGGCTGTAACAAGCATGATGTTAAAACTGACTTTGATGCTAACCTCAGATTTGTAATCCTACCCTcttaacataaaatataaatcctGTTGACAGTTAAATCTGATGCTCTACACTGATGTGAAGAGTGGCTCATGTATACTTCTCGGCCATCCCGAGCCTCTTATAAATTATTttcatcttctctttggctttggatctcagagcagagcagcagtggTCCACATGCAGACTGTTAGTGAAATGTCAGCAGCATCGGATGttaacactttgttttttgtttgtaaagcaAGCTAACATATGCAAAATATTTGCTAATTTAGGTAAAActttatatttctatattttgtgtgtaaataaaatctttaaataatCAAGAGGgtgagtgtgtttttattttaattgtatgGTGACTTCCTAGGATATTTTAGGCAGCTTTTCTATAAAGTGAAAAATtacctagtttttttttttttttgtcacatttcaaaTTACAAATTCAAGTTATAAATTttgatattagacaaagataatctGAGTAAATGCAAAGTGCagttttaaattataatttcacttaagtgaaaaaaatgatatccacagttgtgccacccttggcaacaagaactgcaatcaagcatttgtaaTAACCTGCAGAGtttttcacattgctgtggatGACCTTTGACTCTTTGCAGAATTacttcagccacactggagggttttcaagcatgaacgacctgtttaaggtcatgccaaagcatctcaatcagatttcagTCCAGACTTTAAATTGGCCACTCCAAAGCCTTcactttgggcttttttttgtgccattcagaggtggtcttgctggtgtgtttcagatcattgtcttGCTGCATAACCAAAGTGTGCTTGAGctgatggctggacattctccttcaggattttctggtagagcagAATTTATTGTTCACATATTCTCATTACATCAAATTGTCCTTAAGCAGTAAAGGAGCCCCGGCCACTATGTTTGACTTTTTGTCTGctattctttttatgaaatgctgttagttttatgcAGATTTAATATAACTCAGACCTTCCAAAAAGTTGCATTTTTGTCTCATTAGTTTGCAGAATATTTCCCCCAAAGCTTCGGAGATTAtcaagatgttttctggcaatgtgagacgagcctttgtgttcttttttggtCAGCTTTCTGAAGGCAAATGGGGACCAACCCTGTACtagtaaggtgtacctaataaagtgtctatCCATCCTTTTTGTAATATAACTGAATGAATGCTAGAAAGGTTATGGATCAAGTACACTTTGCATGCATTTTGCAAGATGAAAGGAAGTATGGCTATTAAGAAGTATATACATGATTCAAACAATTGGCATTGAAATTGGTTCTGGTGTTAcaagtttctttttgtttctctgtatttaaatgCCCATAATGTCTCTTTTATATAAAAGAATGTGGGAGAGGATAAAATATTGGATGAAGATGTGAAGAACATTTACAGCAAAACCTGAAAATGTTTTCCATACCTGCAGCTCATGTTTAATTGTACAAAAACTTAGagaaagatatatatatatatatattttttttttattaatactgAACAAATATTAGTATTTACAAGCTCCTCACTTTTCTTCTTCCAAGTCCTCGAGGCCTTCACAGGTTTGCAAGTAAAAAGAGTCACTGTCAATCTCTTTGTTTCAACCCCAAATCCTCTTCAAGTATCATCAAAGTCAGCCATGCtgcccctgctgctgctgccgccatCATTGTCATTTGCCACCAGGACTTCTCTGTTCTCGTAAGTCCAGAAGCCATTGAGGTCAATCAGGATGCTGACCACTGTGTCGCCCTGACAGCTGTTCACCAGATCCTGGAGCGTGATCTTGTAGGGGTCTTTAGGTTTCACCATGTCAAAGATCTCATCCTGAGGAGAGATTCAAATGTTCAGAAACATCACCCACAGCCATTACTGCCACATAACGTGGTGCTTGTCTGTGATATACCTTTACATCCTGGAAGGAGACCGGCTCCTGCCCGTGCAGCTTAATCTGCTCCTGGATGGCCTGAAGAACAAGAAAAACTTGCTGAATAATGATGAAGAAGAACGGATGAATGAAAACATGTTGGTGAATCAATGCCGTTGATCTTGCACCAGCCGCTGTGTGACGTGTGAAGCGTGTGCAGCTGATACCCTGAAGAAGTAGTTGAGGGAGAAGACGTTGAGGTGTCCTTGATTCTCCATGTCCAAAAGTTTAAAGATGTACTGTAAAGCTGCTGGCTCCTTCCTGTTCTCCAGGGCCAGAACAAAGTCTAAATAGGTCTTATAGTCCTGGAAAACAGAAGGAAGTTGgacaaatattcaaatatttcaATCATACAACTGACTTGTGAAGTTTTGCCCACTGGCATGTTGGAttttggagccagaaatgaCATTAACGATGCTCCAAAAAGgaaccaacaccacaaacatggcGAAGCggtccagttcagtgatgaactgacaaaatgacaacaGAGTAAAAACAGCAATTCAAATGCTCTCCAAATGTGTTTAATATGAAAcaattttatataaaatgatTATCACGACATTTTTAACTTCCAGCAGTCAACTCACATCGACCTTTTTACTTTTACGTGTGCTGAAAAGCACCAGTGGAGGGAATCTTCTCTACTGTGAAGTTGGGTATTTAAACGTCGCAGTTGTGGCCAGTAGAGTAGATTTACAGCAACAGAGGGTGTCACTTGATTTTGACCCTATAATTCTcagtgtgtgtaatgtgtgtcAGCTGGCTGAGGAGGTCacactgagctgagctgaagatTTAATCTATTTGCTCAAAGATGCATCAGAAAGCCCTTACAGTCCCCAGAGCTCACCAACAAAAACATCTCTACCACAGCTGTCAGTACTGTAGCAGTTAATGTTATGGACTGTACCATTTCTCCCTCATATGTGAGGCACTCCTGAAACACTCTGTCCAAAAACACTGAGGTGAGAGTGGCCGTGCCATAACGTGAAAGCTCCTCTTTGCTCAGCATGCCGTTGTGGTCCTTATCCAGGTTCAGGTACTGGCCTGCATAGTTAAAAAATACATGTGAAATACATATGAAAGTCTTTCAGCAGCATTCCATGAGATATAGGAGAATACCAAACCCATTGGTATTCTCCTGCTGTGCAGATGTGTACAGATGTTTTCTCACCGTAGACCCGGAGAGCCGATGGGGCTGAGAACCAGTTGGACTCC is part of the Archocentrus centrarchus isolate MPI-CPG fArcCen1 chromosome 22, fArcCen1, whole genome shotgun sequence genome and encodes:
- the fam177a1 gene encoding protein FAM177A1, which gives rise to MADLSLYLTNANVSLGQTMDTEKSTTGEADFDTVEMEEPVGRPGKVKVPRRTIHFASGETMEEYSTDEEEEEEQTTKKNVVPVDPSKLTWGPYFWFQMWRMTTSTISVCDYMGERLASLFGITSPKYQYAIDEYYRIKKEEEEEEEENRLAEEAERRFGEQKRGERDDPTAPRLATVEQPETSAASFVNISFELEPEPPLRNPDANRVPSPLPS